From the Chanodichthys erythropterus isolate Z2021 chromosome 9, ASM2448905v1, whole genome shotgun sequence genome, the window gttcttTTAAGCAACACCTATATAGCTACCAGTTGAATTCACTATTCTAGATATTTGTAAATCATCATGTTCAAGCTTCTCAAGGcactgttttctgtttgtcttcattcaaaaaatgtttctttgttGTCATATTTGGGCCCTCATAATCAGGcttgactttttttgtgtgaatCAGATTGAGCTGCAGGAGCAGAGAAGCTCAGGTCGTGGCAACAAGTCAAAAGACTCcaagaggaagagaaagagCCAGAAAACTGAAGGCGGGCCTAAATCCACAGAGGCTTCGGAATGCAAGAAAACGAAACCAGTCAGTCTCACACCCCCCTCAGATTCACACAGAGGTACCCACTCAACTCAACTGGTCTCAAGCTCACGCTTTATTCATGAGAACTGTCAGAAACAAACAGACTTGCTTCTTCTCTTGCAGATCTTGTGATGTTTTCCTGAAGCTGTGGAGGGGCAGATGGTGATTGAGAGGAGAACCACAGAGACAGAAAAACGCAGGGCTCAGGCTCATTTCCCCACATAATAAGCTCACATTAATTCTTCTTTTCAACCCATCAACTGGACGCTCTCCACCCTACTAACCACTGCACTTTTTCCTGTTTCTTCCGTTTCTTCCCGTTTGCCTCTGTTCACCCACTCATCTTGAACAGTTCACTGACGCAGGCCGCAGATCTCTTTTCCCTTAGAAGAGGGATAAAATGGGATTTGCCCTGCAGTTAAGCTGTCTTTACAATATAGATGTACCAAACTGTTCTTAACGCAAATGCCGTGTGCTGCATAATACGACTTGTCCAggtattcacacacacacttgacaGCCAGGCAGAGGAGGGGCGTTTAGCAGGGGACTGGTATTGCTGCCACAACGACACCTGTATTCTTTTTGTACCGAGTCTTACATTTTGTCATGGAGACTCGACATTGTGAATAAACTAGTACAATATTTTGAAAGTGTGATGGAAAAAACAAAGGCATTTACGTTCTGGTGCTACTTTCCTAAGATAGGTTACTGCATAgtcttttcctcttcctctgaGTTTTACTGTCTTCATTGTCATTTCCTTTCAGTGATACTGTTGTCTCTTTTAAGCTACCTGCTCTCTACCCCTCTTCCTCTCCACAGAACTGTACAAAATCTCACTTTAACTCCCTTTATTTCCATCTTATTTTGTTGCTGGGGTTCTAATAAttctattatattattattattggtattGCTATTGCAGACACGCATTGTCGTGAGTTTGTgtataaacattttcatttaaatgttgcCTTTGTTTCTTTTCACTCTTGTTAGAAAATAAAAGTTTAGAATTGTTTTAGGAATCCGTTTTATGAATTTTATGGTGGTAACCTCTGGGGCGTTTTTCATAataccattttcaactaaaaacgggaAACTtgtgttttggccattcatttacacggcAGTGGTGTTTTGCGCCTGAagacgcaaacttttgaaaacgcgTTTCAGAGtggaagtttttgaaaacgatattgttattgtctctgtgtaaactacaaaaacagaaatttgtgaaaactgacATCATGCGCATGCATATTACATGTATGCAggcgcgtagtgtttctttacaaagtgacatcgccaactactggcctggcagcataatacgTTTCTAGTTCTTTTCAtggatctgtgtgaacggcGATTGTATTGATAATATTTTGATCTGTACatggaaaaactttttttagtacatcgttgtcatgtaaatgtacccttaGTGCGTTACAACGTGGGATGACAAGTTGTGAGTTTGAgtagggtgttttttttttttttggttgaaaGCCAGTGAGCAAGACACCTTACAGCCTTTATGAATATCAGTAGTGAGCGTTACCTAAATTAAGCATCTGCCAAAAGTGCTGTACTAAGTTAGCCAAAATCAAAGATAATTTCTGTAAACATGTCAGTTTATTCAGAGCAGTTGGAATGTCTTTACATGTTTTAGCCACTAATATGTGCAGAATTATAAAAGTGATTAACAAAAAGGCACTCATAAGAGCAGCAGTGATCATCAGAGGGGAGTGGTTTATACAACATTGTTTTTTCTAGGTTTATAAATTAGCCTTCTATTTATCACATGGCTAAATAAAAAGCTTTAAGCAAACCTAAAAAGCTTTGAAAACCTTTGAGACCAACTTGTGAACAGTACTGGCTAGAAATAATTCatttaatgaaagaaaaaactATATGGTCCCTTTTTCATTCACATGTTAGATGAATGGCTTAAAGAATAATTGCacttaaaatggaaaaatatgaACCCGTAATACAGTTTGACAGTAAGAATTAGTGTAGTTAAAactttataattaaaatcataTAATTACTGCATTTTATGCAAACTGATCAGTTACTCTTCCTGTCACATCTGGTAATGTAGTGCAAAATAACATTGCAAGTTCAAGAATCCTGCTTTTCAAGAAGACCATCCAGAAGCTTCTCACACATGTAGAGACACCGAGGAACATGAAAGAATCCTGTACAAAGATTACAGTAAATGTGTCATGGTTtaattcaaatacataaaacttGACTGTATTTCAAAgtgttttaaaagtttgggggtcagtttttttttttaagaaattagtacttttttcagcaaggatgcattaaattggtcaaaagttACAGTGAATATTTGCACTATTGCAAAAAGGTTtctaaataaatgctgttcttttgaactttctaatcaacgaatcctgaaaaaattgtttctacaaaattaagcagcacaactgtttaacACCATATTAGAATGATCTCTGAAGGAGACTGCATTatgctaaaaattcagttttgccacaaatatattttaaaatgtaatttattcaaatagaaaaacattttaaagtataatatttcatattactgttattttttgatcaaataaatgcagccttggtaaacaAAAAAAGACTTACTGATCCcagacttaaaggattagttcactttcaaataaaattttcctgatagtTTACTCACaccaatgtcatccaagatgtccatatccttcagtcgaaaagaaattaaggtttttgatgaaaacattccaggattattctccttatagtggacttcaaatggttgaaggtcaaaatgacagtttcagtgcagcttcaaaggggtttaaacgataccagacgaggaataagggtcttatctaaccAAACGATCtgccatttttgaaaaaataaaaaaaaatgtaaatatgctttataaacacaaatgatcaccttccaagcggttccgccaaaaccgcacttttgtattcatcaaaaagcttacgctgtatgtcctacgcgtTCCCTATtctaggcaaggcaaggcaattttatttgtatagcacatttcatacaaaatggcaattcaaagtgctttacataaagaataataaaaattaaacataaggaatagaaataacagtaaaaacagaattttgctatctggatagAAGAGCTAGGAAGCCTTAGGgagtttctgttgttgttgtcgtccgtcagagtggatctaaatcTCACATGACAGGACCGCTGTCTAGCAACCTGTTAaagcacttcaaactgataaacagagttgcaatctccccttttgccaagacaccttaAACTGCATCACACaaccctaatcccccttccgtagatatcttatctatgcaacagttcaaatttcccctctGGAAAGTGTCCTGAAAGTGTCTACTTACGCAACGAAtgcagcgccagttccattttttctgtAGGACATACACTAagttttttgaagaatacaaaagtgcagttttgacggaaccacttggaaggcgatcatttgtgtttacaaagcttatacatttacatattttttcaaaagtgattgatcgtttcactagataagaccgttattccttgtctggtatcgtttaaagccctttgaagctgcactgaaactgtaatttggaccttcaaccgtttggatgccattgaagtccactgtaaggagaataatcctggaatgtttatcaaaaactttttaatttcttttcaactgaaaaaagaaagacatggacatcttggatgacatgggggtgagtaaattatcaggaaaattttatttgaaagtggactaatcctttaaacattTACGTAGCTAATCAGAATTAGCCAAAAAGTAACTGCCAAAATGAATACCTTATTTGAGCAGCAGAGCATCTTTTAGTCCCAATGAATGATcacattacacacacaaaactaCAGCAGGCTAACATGAAGCCTGACAGTGATGGAAAGCAATTTTCTGTAGCTTCTCACCTTTGAAGGGTCCTCCTTTGAAATCCAGCACAACCTCTCCCTGACGACTCAGATATCCAAACCACTCGCCATGTTCCTCATCAGAAAACTTGAGCAAAGATACAACAATGGAAACATCTGATACTTTAACACACATTATACACAACACTGCCAAAAAAGTCAcggtttggatttaaataggcaaatacttaatcTATGATAGGATCACTATTGTGATTATTGTGTTTCTAGTATGTTATATTTGggaacagttcttttaaccctaactgatggagtgtgtagcttttcatttcttgaacaaccatgtaggaggacacatcatggccatattccagtaTGACAAAGCCAatattcatcaggctcaaaattgtgaaagaatggctgggagggagcatgaagaatcattttcacacatgaattggcaccttaAATCCATCAAggggtgcatcaatttttggtcaagatcttgtattgacaatgcaagaggtgagcactctgtaaagtctcctccagcacatcccaaagactttcaatgaaattaaggtctggactcagaggtgccaattcatgtgtgaacaTAATTCttcttcatgctctctgaaccattctttcacaatttgagcctgttGAATCTTGACACTGTcaattccaggatgacaatgtcaagattcatcaggctcaaattgtgaatgAATGGTTGTGAAAgacctggaatatggccatgttGTCCTCCTACATggttatttaagaaattaaaatctACACTCCAaatagggttaaaagaactgttcccagacatataacatgctagaaacataatcaCAGCGATAAAGATCcaatcatagactcttaagcatTTGTCTTTAGAAATAcaaacagtgacttttttttttggacggGCAGTGTATAAGTTATTAATATATGACACAATGTCTCTGTAATGCATGTCTTACATGTCTGAAGGTGTAGTCGTAGATCTGTTTGAATCTGTCCAGTAGCACAGGCTCTCTGATGTGACTGTAGGCCATCAGGTAGGCGATCAGAGCTTCACAGTGAGGCCACCACAACTTCATATTCCATTCtaactgcacacacacacaaatagcaTATATGAAATGACCTGTAGCAGATCtagacaggtggagctgggggaggtggagggtttctggtAGCACACTGCAAGACTTGCTTAAAGCAGACACAGAACCAAACTgttgagcagcaagctcattggctgcagaatCAGCTGTGGCCAATCACAGCTTGTGCCATGTAGCGATAGCTAGCAGACTGCATTAAGGTCCCACCAGCCTGCGCAATCTAGAACTAGATATTTTCCAACTATTCTGAGGTCACTATTAAACCCCATCCTTCAGAACATTACTCTTTCTGTACTTGCGTTATAAATTTGTGTTAAAGTTAACCCTGCTTTCCCCTGCGTCTGGAATTCTACATCTACAAACAGCAAATCATGGGTATAATCTAACCTGAGTCGGACAATGACCGTCTACATCCAGGAAGTAGAAAAGACCACCATGTTGTTTGTCCCATCCAGTGTGGAACGGGATCTCCATGAACTTATCCACTGCCGTCTTCTGCAGTTGCATGTCTCCTTTTGTCATCGCATACTGCAGCAGAAACCAGCCGGCCTCCAGAGCATGACCTAGAAAGAGACATCACAGGAAGTAAAGGATGTTGAATTTATATGGAAGACTGTGGCAGAGGTGTTGGATTTACTTCAATAAGACTAAAAAGCAAACTAATAAGTAAAACTTTTGAAATTATCACATACCAGGGTTCTGCAAACGCCCTTGACAGCCAGGAAGTTCCTTTCCATTCAGTGtaacattttccaaaatggcTTTTCCATCTCTCTGAGATGAAGAATTTAGTGTAATGTATCATCATTTGGTGTTTCCATTGTCTTAATTTCCATtacttgtatatatatatatatatatatatatatatatatatatatatatatatatatatatatatatacacacacacacacacacagtggtgtgaaaaagtgtttGCCCCTtcctgactttattttttatttttttgcatgtttgtcacactttaatgtttcagatcaaaCTGCATgatgtgtttacttgtgttatctttgattaatatttaaatttgtttgatgatctgaaacgaagtgtgacaaacatgcaaaaagtaaaaataaaaaaaagggaaggggcaaacactttttcacaccagtgtgtgttatatatatatatatacacactatgtTTGCTCACCTGTATATGCTGTAATATCCGTTCCACACACCATCCGCTTAGGTCTTTGTACTTTTCCGCAACATCAGTTCTACCCACCGTCAGCTGATCTACCAGGCATAGGAGCATCATGGGAACTGCCATACTGTTGACAGGTGGATCACCAGGAAGCTGAGGACGACCAAGCCCTGACGAATCAGTCTGAACCCAGAATATCAACTGATCCATCATGCTCTCAGCATCTGCCTAGTGAGAACAAGAACACATAACCTGATATCAgccattaaaaataaactaaaatgacATAGAAATGGTACGATTTATATCAGAGATGAAGAAACAAACGCATATCCTAAAAAGTCACTGAGAGGTGTtcactttttaataaaaaaagcacaatctTCATATTAGCCATAGTCAATTCTATACATATGTTTTACCCAGTTTGATTTCTAGGTGAGATATTGACTAATAGTTTTACCTGCATGTCTTTGTCTTGTGTAATCCTGGACAGCTCATCCATGGCAATCACATAAAAACACTCGCTGAATATCGTCCTTTGAACCTTCACCACTCGACCATCTCTTGTCAGGCAGAAGGCACATTTCCCCGGGCCGCTGGACGCCTGAACTCGAGCAAACTTCTGCAGAAATGCAGCACCTGAAATACAACAATATCTGATGTAACAGAATCACTGCATATCTGTGTGATTATCAAAATCAAAGCTGAACATCAAATGCTggcatgtatttttttaaaaacactttcACAGTTTAGCAATGAAGTGTGGGATCTCAAAAAACACTGCATTTTTATGATCTCtcctatttttttaaacattttgcaGAAAACCTTACAGAAAAAGTTTGTGTAAGTAATGTTTTTAcggtttttgaaagaagtctcttatgttcaccataactgcatttatttgatcaaaaaatacagtaaatcagtaatattgtgaaacattagttcaatttaaaataactgttttctattttaatatatttccaaatgtaatttgttcctgtcaattttcagcatcatcagaaatcattctaatatgctgatttggtgcccaacatttctttttagctattattgttaaataaatgttactataaaaatgtcttattattatcagtgttgaacacagtgtgctgcttaacatttttgtagaaactatacttttttttcctcaggatTCTTCTATGAATAGAAAATAGTTGTTttttgcaacaatgtaaaagtcaatttaatgtatccttgatgaataaaagtattaattttctTTCTGACCCAAAAAcgttgaatggtagtgtatgtttaTATAGAAAGAGCAACTAAGAAACTGAATCACAAACCTGATTTAGCAGCTTCAAGGATCTCAGGTTTATGAAATCTTTCCATTGTACGATACAACCTGCTGTACATCCATACCTGATGGATACATTGGATAACGttttattggaaaaaaaaaaaaaaagttaatctaGTAGTTTCATCAGCTAATGatcattatataaataaatgattagAACATGAAAAACGTATAAAGCTCTAACCTGTCTCCCCTGTAACCACACATATTTCAGCTCATCATAGACCTTCCCATCTTTTCcaaggcagttaaaaaatccACTATAtcaatataatgaaacaaacttttaaaaacagcATTATATTTAATCCatgttaaactaaaattaacatttacttAGCAAAGTACTTAAATGCACATCATTGTGACTCAAATTGctcatttcaaaatattaagaaagtcttttgaatattgttttgaatgatgGGTGTCCCTCAGGGTGTTAAGGACAAATTCAACGTTTCAGCATTTATGTGTTACTCATTCAGGCTTACAGAATACAAATATTTCAACATTAGATATTTAGATAATTATAGGGAAATGCGTCTGAAGCCATGCATTAAAATGTCAATCATTTCACCCGTGTTCTTCGTCATGGGAATATTTCAGCCAGAAATCCACAACTCTGTCCAGTTCAGTCCGGATTCTCTCTCGATACTGTTCCAGCGGTGCTGCAGTCATTGTTCTTTAAAACAAAGGGACAGTTTAGGGTCATGCATAATGCTTGTTTTATAGTAGGACTGATATATATTTTCGATGTGTAGGCACTGCAGCCATCAAAGTGATCATGTGATGTTAAAAACTGAACCTTGCTCTTTGacaatgaagcagtgtttataactttatatatcTTTAGTCAGCAACTCAGTTCTGTataaaatagataaaaaatattaaaaaaaataaaaataaaaaaatcaggaagggggccaacactttttcacaccactgtgttttttatatatatatatatatatatatatatatatatatatatatatatatatatatatatatatatatatatatatatatatatattctatgtTTGCTCACCTGTATATGCAAATTAGtgtaatgtaaattagaaaaacttttttgaaaattgtactatttcaaaatatttccatatgttatatatatatatatatatatatatatatatatatatatatatatatatatatatatatatataattacagtcgaaaagtttggaaccactaagat encodes:
- the renbp gene encoding N-acylglucosamine 2-epimerase, translated to MTAAPLEQYRERIRTELDRVVDFWLKYSHDEEHGGFFNCLGKDGKVYDELKYVWLQGRQVWMYSRLYRTMERFHKPEILEAAKSGAAFLQKFARVQASSGPGKCAFCLTRDGRVVKVQRTIFSECFYVIAMDELSRITQDKDMQADAESMMDQLIFWVQTDSSGLGRPQLPGDPPVNSMAVPMMLLCLVDQLTVGRTDVAEKYKDLSGWCVERILQHIQRDGKAILENVTLNGKELPGCQGRLQNPGHALEAGWFLLQYAMTKGDMQLQKTAVDKFMEIPFHTGWDKQHGGLFYFLDVDGHCPTQLEWNMKLWWPHCEALIAYLMAYSHIREPVLLDRFKQIYDYTFRHFSDEEHGEWFGYLSRQGEVVLDFKGGPFKGFFHVPRCLYMCEKLLDGLLEKQDS